The Acidobacteriota bacterium genome includes the window TGAGACAATTGGCATTGGGACAACGAAGAAGTTTCATGGCTTGGGGACCCGTTCAACAGCAGACCTGCTGTTCTCAAAAATAGGCCTTAAACCATAACACATGAACACGTTACAAGAAACCCAACAACAGCCAATTGCGGAAGCACCGATCGTGGAGCAGGTAGCGGTGGTTTTGGAGGAATCCCCAGCTCTCCGAGGTGGCGTTGCGTCCTATCTGTTCCATCCAGACACCATCGGGATGCTAGGTGATGCCGGCAATCGAAACACGACGGGTGTCCAGATGGATGAAAAACAATACGTAGTACGTTACCAGTCCGCGCCACGTCAGCACTTCTGCCGTGAAGAAGTCGGTAGCAGCCAGGACGCTCATGTGCGAACGGGATGAAGTCTTTCCAGGTGGTGTTATTCCTGCGCTCGGTTGTGGGCTGGATACCTCGGCGGCGAAGGATGTTCCCAACCGTTTGATCGGAAAGCGAATGTCCCAGATTGGCAAGTGCGCCAACAATCCGATCGTAGCCCCAACCGGAATTGCTCTGAGCCAACTGGACGACCAAATCCTCAAGCTCTCGTCCGATTCGTGGACGCCCGAGGGCAGCACGCTGCTTCGACCCGTCGAACTTCTTGGCAACAAGTTTTCGGTACCAAGCCAGGATGGTATCTGGTTTGGCCACGCAGGCGATCTGTGCGATGGCTTTGCGGCCTAATCGCTTGGCGATCTCAGCCAATGTCGCCTTCTCCCCATTCGACAGCAGCAATCGGCTCTCGATATGCGCTTTCAGGATGCGGTTCTCGGCCACCAGAAACTCATTCTTCAGCAGCAATTCTTGATTCACCATTCCGCTCAGATAGCCGAGCAACCGCAACCAACTCGTCTTTGCCATCCGCAGAATTTATCGTAGAACTGCCCAGAATTCAACACGTTCGACTATTTTGACCATACGGGCAAGGATTTTGCTACAGTTTGAAGCTTAAGGGGAGTTTTGCTACAGTGGAACAGTTGACCACAGGATCGTGATTGTAAGCCCTTTATTTTCAAGGGGCGGTTAGCTCAGTTGGTTAGAGCACCTGCCTTACAAGCAGGGGGTCGCAGGTTCAAGTCCTGCACCGCCCACCATCCATTTTGATTTGCTTGCCCGGCTCTGCTTTGCTTGCATGGCGTGCTGAAAAGGACGTGCTGCAAAGAAAATGTTCGGCGGCTGGAGATCTCGAAGTGGGATCGGCAGCCGCGCCTTTCTACCGCGACTCTAGCGCTGCGCCGCAATCTGCTCAGCGGTGCGGAACTGGATGCGGGCCAGTTTGCTGGTGCGCCAGTAAGGCGTCCACACCTCCACCGGCTCGGTGCGATTGTCCACGGCGATGAAGCGCGTCTCGGTGCCGCGCGTGGGCAGGTGGAAATCGGTCCACTTCTCCGTCTTCGGGTTGAAGCGGGCCACGCGGTCGGCGTGCATCAGATTCATCCATACCATGCCGTGCTTGTCGATCACCGTGTCATAGACGCCGCGAAACTCATTCTGGTTCGGCGGATTGTACATGGTTACCTTGTGCGTCTTGGAATCAATCTTCGCCAGATTGTCGCCCCACCAGTTGGCCACCCAGACGGTCGAGCCTTTCTTGTCCGCGCCCAGCCGGCGCGGCGCTTGTGCGTCAAAGGCAGACGAGTTCCAGTCTGAGCCGGTCGCCTGGAACGTCTCGCGATCCTTCGCGGTCATGAGCTTATCGAACTCGGTGCGGCGGTTGAGCGCGACTTCAGTGATTTCGCCGGTGCGGTAGTTGCCCACGCCCAGCTTGTCGTAGTTCATCTGCGCCCACCAGCCATTGCCGTCAGCATCCGCCGCGACGCCGTACGTCCGGCCGTCGTTGCCGGGACTAAGCGACTTGAACGGCTTGAACTGATTGGTCGCCGGATCGAAGGCCAGCGCGCCCTCATTTGTGGAAATCCAAACGATGCCGTCGTTGTCCACGTCGAGCGTGCCGCCGGCGCGGGCCATCCCTTTGGGCGGATCGAACTGCTCCAGCTTCTCCGTGCGTGTATCGATCTTGCCGAGCCAGCCGTCGGCGTTGAACCACGCGACGCCTTTCTGATCAATCACGATGCCGTGGCTGCGCTTGGACAATCCCTTGCCGTTATCCAGCTTGAAGTGCTTGACCGCGCCGGTGCGCGGATCGAGTCGCGAGACGGAGCGCTCGGGATTCCCCTGCGAGTCGGCGATCCAGACCATGCCGTCCGGCGCAACTTCGGCGTCGTGCGGCCCGCGCGCCTCGTAGGCCGATGGCGTGCCCTCCATCCAGTCGCTGCCGTCCTGCGTGACATATTTCTTGAGGTCCGCGTTCGAGGTGATGTCGTACTCGGTGATCACCACCTGCGCGGCTTCTCCGCGCGGGCGCGGCGATGGCTTGAAGCTGAGCTTCGAGTTTGGCCCGGCTACCTTCTCGAGATAGACAGCCAGTTCATCCTTGAAGTAGCGCAGCAGAGGCATGGGCGGCTCTGCGGGATCTGGCGGATCGCCGTAGATGCCCACGCCTTCCATCAGGTCAATAATTTTTTTCCAGCCCGCCTCATCGAAACGGTTCTGCAGCACGAAGCTCGGCTGATGGCATCCGGCGCAGTTGTTGCGGAAGGCCATCTTCATGCGCGCGTCGGCGGGCGTAGCCTCGGGCAACGCGGCCATCCACTCGGCGCTGGAGAGCTGGCGCGTGTAGTCCGCCAGCGGCTTCATGGTGAAGTTTTGCTTCGCTGATTTGCTGGAGTCCATCGTAGCGTCGGCGCGCGCTGTTTCATAGCCGATGGCCTGCGCCCACACCTTGTATGCGCCAGCGTCCAGCGTCGGTCCTAGGGCAGGAAACACGTACGCACCCTGCTCGTCTGTGAAGACCGTGGTGGTGATGGTCGCGCCCGCGCGCTTGGCCGAAACAGTAACGCCTTCGAGCGGCTTGCCGTCGCCGGACCTGATCACGCC containing:
- a CDS encoding helix-turn-helix domain-containing protein, with amino-acid sequence MAKTSWLRLLGYLSGMVNQELLLKNEFLVAENRILKAHIESRLLLSNGEKATLAEIAKRLGRKAIAQIACVAKPDTILAWYRKLVAKKFDGSKQRAALGRPRIGRELEDLVVQLAQSNSGWGYDRIVGALANLGHSLSDQTVGNILRRRGIQPTTERRNNTTWKDFIPFAHERPGCYRLLHGRSADVARTGNVLRIVFHPSGHPSCFDCRHHLASRWCLDGTDRTQRHLGELGIPPKPPLPAPRSVLPQLAVVGFLVTCSCVMV